A window of the Clupea harengus chromosome 8, Ch_v2.0.2, whole genome shotgun sequence genome harbors these coding sequences:
- the LOC105906598 gene encoding insulinoma-associated protein 1b-like, which translates to MPESFYGPSLSPTRPDSAEYNNQYPKSAEPQSLTEIFPEPILGSFALNGSPATPSLPEMTSKLDSICKEQARAAAKRPAPTRAKNQASAKKRKSTSSPHQEKRPVSRDEVTKSPVLGLRITEDLDEDTKKSSSTGSPLGGFICQLCKESYLDPLSLAHHKCSRIVRVEYRCTECDKVFSCPANLASHRRWHKPRSAQGESVSPQREENKSSPTASSHVSNSRETVTPPPHTSDSASDDEMPFNCPLCAKKFRRQAYLRKHLALHSRKASGLLQSQHSPDATVTAQSPSGKEERDTQDGSVQNPTNENMSAQEGDVYHCRFCGDNFFSSPGFTRHINKYHPTENRQVIFFPRTV; encoded by the coding sequence ATGCCTGAATCATTTTATGGGCCATCTCTAAGCCCAACTCGACCAGACAGCGCGGAGTACAATAATCAGTACCCCAAAAGTGCGGAGCCTCAATCGTTGACTGAGATTTTTCCCGAACCGATTCTGGGAAGCTTTGCTCTTAATGGGTCGCCGGCGACACCCTCCCTACCAGAAATGACTTCCAAACTGGACTCTATTTGTAAAGAACAGGCACGAGCTGCGGCAAAGAGACCTGCCCCGACCAGAGCGAAAAATCAAGCCAGCGCCAAAAAGCGCAAATCCACCAGTTCCCCACATCAAGAGAAGCGGCCTGTCAGCCGGGACGAGGTCACCAAGTCGCCTGTACTGGGCCTGCGTATCACGGAGGATCTAGATGAAGACACAAAAAAGAGCTCAAGCACAGGCAGTCCGTTGGGTGGGTTTATTTGTCAGCTCTGCAAAGAAAGTTACTTAGACCCGCTCAGCTTGGCTCATCACAAGTGTTCCCGCATTGTGCGAGTCGAGTATCGCTGCACCGAGTGTGACAAAGTTTTCAGCTGCCCCGCTAATCTCGCCTCACACAGGCGCTGGCACAAACCCAGGAGCGCACAAGGGGAAAGTGTCTCCCCACAACGAGAAGAGAACAAATCCTCACCGACAGCATCCAGCCATGTGTCGAACTCTCGAGAAACCGTCACGCCGCCACCCCACACCTCAGACTCGGCTTCAGATGATGAGATGCCCTTTAACTGCCCTTTGTGCGCAAAGAAGTTCAGACGACAGGCATACCTGAGAAAACACCTGGCTCTCCACAGCAGAAAAGCAAGTGGCCTGCTGCAGAGCCAGCATTCCCCCGATGCCACCGTGACAGCACAAAGTCCCAGCggtaaggaagagagagacacacaagacGGTTCCGTTCAAAACCCAACGAACGAGAACATGTCTGCGCAGGAAGGCGATGTGTATCACTGTAGATTTTGTGGAGACAATTTCTTTTCATCTCCTGGGTTTACAAGACACATCAACAAGTATCACCCCACGGAGAACAGGCAGGTGATATTTTTCCCCCGGACTGTTTGA
- the LOC122133098 gene encoding cation channel sperm-associated protein 1-like codes for MERKAPSRAYRQMRAKSVRQRTASISKKPLQRKRLFATCGDVTPEQLKKLLHLDQERHIQSLRHSKVCWKRIQGALLSWKRRLYSLTYGFTEDSIFDQFILFVVILNTATLVAQTFENVIVRGGWYMSAMDSAFMAIYLMEFVFKFMVWGFLYFKNAWNNIDFFIILVSMIDFILPFVEFVDFSGQASAVFQILKIFKGIRAIRAFRVLRTIRFLQNLQSIVATCLRSLASMGAIIILMFTFLLMFAVLFRGMFSQTDPYHFGTMFRTIFTLFQLLTLDDWSFTYSISRDNGRETVASCVKKKSL; via the exons ATGGAGAGGAAAGCACCATCACGTGCGTATCGCCAGATGAGGGCCAAAAGTG TGCGTCAAAGGACAGCATCAATCAGCAAAAAACCACTGCAGAGAAAAAGATTGTTTGCCACATGTGGGGATGTTACTCCAGAACAACTAAAGAAGCTCTTGCATTTGG ACCAGGAAAGACATATCCAGAGTCTGAGGCACTCAAAAGTCTGCTGGAAGAGGATACAAGGGGCGCTGCTGTCCTGGAAGCGCCGGCTCTACAGCCTCACCTACGGGTTCACAGAGGATAGTATCTTTGACCAGTTCATCCTGTTTGTGGTGATACTCAACACTGCCACCCTGGTGGCTCAGACATTTGAGAACGTCATTGTGAGGGGAG GATGGTATATGTCAGCCATGGATTCAGCTTTCATGGCAATCTACCTGATGGAGTTTGTATTTAAGTTTATGGTCTGGGGATTTTTATACTTCAAAAACGCATGGAACAACATTG acttcTTCATTATCCTAGTTAGCATGATTGATTTCATACTGCCTTTTGTGGAGTTTGTGGATTTCTCTGGCCAAGCTTCAGCAGTGTTCCAGATCCTTAAAATCTTCAAAGGTATCCGTGCCATCCGAGCATTCCGTGTCCTACGGACCATCCG CTTCCTTCAAAACCTGCAGTCCATTGTGGCAACTTGCCTTCGGTCCCTCGCGTCCATGGGcgccatcatcatcctcatgttCACCTTCCTCCTCATGTTTGCCGTCCTCTTCCGCGGGATGTTCAGTCAGACAGATCCGTATCACTTTGGCACCATGTTTCGTACCATCTTCACCCTTTTCCAGCTGCTCACGCTGGATGACTGGTCCTTCACCTACTCCATCAGTCGGGACAATGGTAGGGAGACTGTAGCCAGCTGCGTTAAAAAGAAGTCTCTGTAG